The following proteins are co-located in the Veillonellaceae bacterium genome:
- a CDS encoding hydantoinase/oxoprolinase family protein, which produces MLLGIDVGGTFTDAVIIASGRILASAKRQTTHHDLLEGILNVLDDILPAIDQSKLKRVALSTTIVTNALIEGRIEKVGLCLVPGPGFDTSKIIPAPAFILSGYIDHRGREVKKIEKSEIQDFCRRSADIDVYAVVGKFAVRNPKHETLMAEWIKDEAKPSHITIGSAVSGSLNFWRRTNSAYFNAAVWRQFSNFSAAVERALLQRKISAPVYILKADGGTMPLTAAKTLPVEAVFTGPAASVLGIMAMYNSDRPAVSVDIGGTTTDIALWENGKPLFSSRGAMIKGFPTSIRSLRLKSVGIGGDSFIWRENGELRVGPMRKGPAMAAGGNWPALSDAMIVAGLARFGDKNRALQAISQVALPGQSLTDAAWAVLNTAAEIVKKAINDMIDEQAAEPVYRVEDVIKAARFKPETLIGVGGAAGGLSPVIAKQFGIPCQVPNGAMVANAVGAAVARPTIDITLRADTAEGYYSVAELGVKQALANRRLSLSDAYQLAVKYLQERARQVGIDASDVEVVQQEEFNLVRGFNSTGKIISSRVQIKPGVLMPIDDSGAKGVLE; this is translated from the coding sequence GTGCTGCTGGGGATTGATGTGGGGGGGACTTTTACTGATGCTGTAATTATTGCATCGGGCAGGATATTGGCTAGCGCTAAGAGGCAAACTACGCATCACGACCTTCTGGAAGGTATTTTAAATGTCCTTGATGATATACTTCCGGCTATTGACCAGTCAAAGCTTAAAAGGGTAGCTCTTTCTACAACTATTGTCACAAATGCGTTAATCGAAGGCCGGATTGAAAAGGTGGGGCTGTGTCTTGTTCCCGGACCAGGGTTTGACACTAGCAAAATTATTCCCGCTCCGGCCTTTATATTGTCTGGTTATATCGATCATCGCGGTCGGGAAGTAAAAAAAATCGAAAAGTCCGAAATCCAGGATTTTTGCAGGCGCAGCGCCGATATCGACGTATATGCCGTTGTCGGTAAGTTTGCAGTGCGGAATCCTAAACACGAGACACTGATGGCTGAATGGATAAAAGATGAAGCTAAACCAAGCCATATAACAATCGGGTCGGCAGTTTCGGGCAGTCTTAATTTTTGGCGGCGGACTAACTCAGCCTATTTTAATGCGGCCGTTTGGAGGCAGTTTAGCAATTTTTCTGCGGCCGTTGAACGGGCGTTGTTGCAAAGAAAGATTAGTGCGCCGGTTTACATATTAAAGGCCGATGGGGGAACGATGCCGCTGACGGCAGCCAAAACCCTACCTGTAGAGGCGGTTTTCACTGGGCCGGCTGCAAGTGTTTTAGGTATTATGGCAATGTATAATTCAGATCGTCCAGCAGTATCGGTAGATATCGGCGGGACGACAACCGATATTGCCCTTTGGGAAAATGGCAAGCCGTTATTTTCATCACGCGGCGCAATGATAAAAGGCTTTCCCACCTCTATTCGTTCGCTTCGCCTGAAGTCAGTTGGAATAGGCGGCGATAGCTTTATTTGGCGTGAGAATGGTGAATTAAGAGTCGGGCCAATGCGAAAAGGTCCGGCTATGGCAGCCGGCGGGAACTGGCCAGCTTTATCTGACGCCATGATTGTGGCAGGTTTGGCTAGGTTTGGCGACAAAAATAGAGCCCTTCAGGCTATTTCTCAAGTAGCTTTACCAGGGCAGTCGCTAACTGACGCTGCCTGGGCGGTGCTGAATACTGCAGCTGAAATTGTCAAAAAAGCTATCAATGATATGATTGACGAGCAAGCTGCTGAGCCTGTTTACCGGGTTGAGGATGTTATAAAAGCTGCTCGGTTTAAACCTGAGACCCTGATTGGAGTAGGCGGCGCAGCTGGCGGTCTGTCGCCTGTTATCGCCAAGCAATTCGGGATTCCTTGCCAAGTGCCAAACGGCGCAATGGTAGCAAACGCAGTCGGAGCCGCGGTTGCGCGCCCGACAATTGATATTACGCTCCGTGCTGATACTGCTGAAGGCTATTATTCGGTAGCTGAACTTGGTGTTAAGCAAGCTCTCGCCAACCGCAGGCTAAGTCTTTCGGACGCCTATCAATTAGCCGTTAAATATTTGCAAGAGCGGGCTCGCCAGGTCGGGATAGACGCCTCAGATGTTGAGGTTGTTCAACAGGAAGAGTTTAATTTAGTGAGAGGTTTTAACTCGACTGGTAAGATAATTAGCTCTCGTGTCCAAATTAAACCAGGTGTACTTATGCCAATTGATGATAGCGGGGCAAAGGGGGTATTGGAATGA
- a CDS encoding acyl-CoA thioesterase: MITVREKVRFVETDMMGVVHHSNYFRWFEMGRVEYLRQAGILLTEMMERGILFPITEVSCKYHSSAKFDDYILIETKMIDYSRVKMVFSYEVRREADGILLATGQTTNLFTTNGKITRLPAEYYSKLEKFTVK, encoded by the coding sequence ATGATTACAGTAAGAGAAAAAGTCCGTTTTGTTGAGACTGATATGATGGGTGTTGTTCATCATTCCAATTATTTCCGCTGGTTCGAGATGGGACGGGTGGAGTATTTAAGGCAAGCGGGTATTTTGTTGACTGAGATGATGGAGCGCGGTATTTTATTCCCGATAACAGAAGTAAGCTGTAAATATCATTCGTCGGCAAAGTTTGATGATTACATATTAATCGAAACCAAAATGATCGATTATTCCCGAGTAAAGATGGTTTTCTCTTATGAAGTGCGGCGGGAAGCGGATGGTATTCTTTTGGCAACTGGCCAAACGACGAATCTATTTACGACAAATGGAAAAATAACCAGGCTGCCTGCTGAGTATTATAGCAAGTTGGAAAAATTTACTGTAAAATGA
- a CDS encoding F420-0:Gamma-glutamyl ligase, whose product MAELELKPVRTRILTPEDNIVDAIIEYAQDDIGPDDIVSVAESVVAITQGQATRPEELKPSFLAKVMCRFVPQKGSLSSCYGMQAAINAEGQWRVFFAMIMGFLAKIIGKDGVFYELAGRQAALIDDVTGTMPPFDKHIVYGPDNPNGVAEEIKSRLGCFGAAVADVNDLKRAAVLGISSGLDPERLAQILIDNPFGNASQRTPIVIIKNYGKVEAAAQAKALG is encoded by the coding sequence ATGGCAGAATTAGAACTTAAACCGGTACGTACCCGGATTTTAACTCCAGAAGATAACATTGTTGACGCAATTATAGAATATGCCCAAGATGATATTGGTCCCGATGATATTGTGTCGGTAGCAGAAAGTGTTGTTGCAATTACACAGGGGCAGGCTACTAGACCGGAAGAATTAAAACCGTCTTTTTTAGCTAAGGTTATGTGCCGGTTTGTACCGCAGAAGGGCAGTTTATCTAGCTGTTACGGCATGCAGGCCGCAATTAATGCAGAGGGTCAATGGCGGGTGTTTTTTGCCATGATTATGGGCTTTTTAGCTAAGATTATTGGTAAAGACGGCGTCTTTTACGAACTGGCCGGCAGACAAGCGGCCCTGATTGATGATGTTACCGGTACAATGCCGCCGTTTGATAAACATATTGTATACGGTCCGGACAATCCTAACGGAGTAGCTGAAGAGATCAAAAGCCGCTTGGGATGTTTTGGCGCAGCGGTTGCCGATGTTAATGACCTTAAACGGGCTGCAGTGCTGGGGATTTCATCTGGTTTGGACCCCGAAAGGTTGGCGCAGATCCTCATTGATAATCCCTTTGGCAATGCTTCTCAGAGGACGCCTATCGTTATTATCAAAAATTATGGAAAAGTTGAGGCAGCAGCACAGGCTAAAGCTTTGGGTTAA
- a CDS encoding histone deacetylase: MTAKKPLGLVFFPAFDWAITPTHPERQERLLYTRDQIVEEGLLDMPEICEYRPRLATYQDIERVHLGVPDIASLITDAHLVSAGGAITAAEAVLKGEVARSFALVRPPGHHAMKVVHGTRGFCTINIEAIMVEYLRKYYGIKKVAIVDTDVHHGDGTQDIFYHDPDTLFISFHQDGRTLYPGTGFMDEMGSPNAYCSNINIPLPPGTTDQGLHYVLDNLIVPMLADFKPDLVINSAGQDNHYSDPLANMAITAQGYARLADKLKADIAVLEGGYSIEDALPYVNVGIILAMANLDYRKVVEPHIEDCPNQSEKTTLYIRQIVDKWRGIWAARDSLRREAIAKAGDFWVSRRGIYYDDSGINEERRERVRVCPKCSGYFTVETEAEGYGFGAKSAFAAVVPRDSCPRCRKQAKDETIKARNQGRYGHYFIQDKQQDVFEKL; this comes from the coding sequence ATGACTGCCAAAAAACCGCTTGGTCTGGTGTTTTTCCCGGCCTTTGACTGGGCAATAACGCCAACTCATCCCGAACGTCAGGAAAGACTCTTATATACGCGTGATCAGATTGTGGAAGAGGGTCTTTTAGACATGCCTGAAATCTGCGAGTATAGACCGCGGCTGGCCACGTATCAAGATATTGAGCGAGTTCATCTCGGAGTGCCTGATATAGCCTCTTTAATTACCGATGCTCACTTAGTGTCGGCAGGCGGGGCAATTACGGCAGCCGAGGCTGTATTGAAGGGCGAGGTGGCCCGCTCTTTTGCTTTAGTGAGACCTCCCGGTCATCATGCCATGAAGGTTGTACACGGCACGCGGGGTTTTTGCACAATAAATATTGAAGCAATTATGGTGGAATACTTACGTAAATACTATGGCATTAAGAAGGTCGCCATTGTTGACACTGATGTTCATCATGGGGACGGGACCCAAGATATTTTTTATCATGATCCTGATACGTTATTTATTTCATTTCATCAGGATGGTCGTACATTATATCCTGGAACAGGTTTTATGGATGAGATGGGCAGCCCTAACGCCTATTGCTCTAATATTAATATTCCGCTGCCGCCTGGGACAACTGACCAAGGTCTTCATTATGTACTTGACAATCTAATTGTGCCGATGTTAGCTGATTTCAAACCTGATCTCGTAATTAACTCAGCCGGGCAGGACAACCATTACAGCGATCCTTTAGCCAATATGGCTATAACTGCCCAAGGTTATGCCCGGTTGGCCGATAAGCTTAAGGCCGATATCGCCGTTTTAGAAGGTGGGTATTCGATTGAAGATGCCTTGCCCTATGTTAATGTTGGCATTATTTTGGCGATGGCTAATTTGGACTATCGAAAAGTTGTTGAACCGCATATTGAAGATTGCCCGAACCAAAGCGAAAAAACTACTTTGTATATTAGACAAATAGTCGATAAATGGCGCGGGATTTGGGCAGCCCGTGATTCTCTCAGGCGCGAAGCGATAGCGAAGGCTGGTGACTTCTGGGTCAGCCGGCGCGGCATATACTATGATGACAGCGGCATTAATGAGGAACGCCGTGAACGAGTGCGGGTGTGCCCGAAATGCTCTGGTTACTTCACTGTCGAGACAGAGGCCGAAGGATATGGTTTTGGGGCGAAGTCGGCATTTGCGGCTGTTGTTCCGCGGGATTCCTGCCCGCGTTGCAGAAAACAAGCCAAAGATGAAACGATTAAGGCAAGAAACCAGGGCCGCTATGGCCATTATTTTATCCAAGATAAGCAACAGGACGTTTTTGAGAAGTTATAG
- a CDS encoding XTP/dITP diphosphatase yields MEIVIATKNAGKVAEFAAALAELPVKVLSLTDFGEIPEAVEDGSTFAENAEKKARHYAHHTGKACLADDSGLEVDALGGAPGVYSARYAGEHATDSLNNIKLLDELMKTGSDNRSGRFRCALAFAADDGKIITADGICEGIILDKPRGNGGFGYDPLFYVPQFGKTFAELTVAEKNVISHRGLAIKNMAAKLVGFFR; encoded by the coding sequence ATTGAGATAGTTATCGCCACTAAAAATGCCGGTAAGGTTGCTGAGTTTGCCGCTGCGTTGGCTGAATTGCCGGTGAAAGTTTTGTCGTTAACTGATTTTGGTGAAATTCCGGAAGCTGTTGAAGACGGTAGCACCTTTGCTGAGAACGCCGAAAAAAAAGCGCGTCATTACGCTCACCATACCGGCAAAGCATGCTTGGCTGATGACTCTGGGCTTGAGGTTGACGCTTTAGGAGGAGCGCCCGGCGTATATTCGGCGCGCTATGCTGGCGAGCATGCTACCGATTCGCTGAACAATATAAAGCTGCTCGATGAACTTATGAAAACAGGGAGTGATAATCGTTCCGGTCGATTTCGCTGCGCGTTGGCGTTTGCTGCCGACGATGGCAAAATCATTACTGCTGACGGAATATGTGAAGGTATTATTTTAGACAAGCCGCGCGGAAACGGCGGTTTTGGCTACGATCCGCTGTTTTATGTCCCACAATTCGGCAAAACATTTGCAGAACTTACTGTTGCTGAAAAAAACGTTATAAGTCATCGGGGTCTCGCCATAAAAAATATGGCGGCCAAGCTGGTAGGATTTTTTAGATGA
- a CDS encoding rubrerythrin family protein has product MKNLKGTKTAENLLKAFAGESQARNRYTYYASVAEKEGYKQIRNIFIETADNEKEHAKRFYKFLLEGFQGELPAMIEITAGFPVAQGCTLDNLKAAAAGENEEWSDLYPAFAKVAEEEGFLEIAKAFNMIASAEKRHETRYVKLANNISEGKVFKKDSKVLWKCGNCGYVHEGEGAPDLCPACIHPTAHFEVFVETY; this is encoded by the coding sequence ATGAAAAATTTAAAAGGCACTAAAACGGCTGAAAACTTGCTCAAAGCATTCGCAGGTGAGTCCCAAGCTCGTAATCGCTATACTTATTACGCCTCGGTAGCGGAAAAAGAAGGCTATAAACAGATAAGAAATATTTTTATTGAAACAGCCGACAATGAAAAAGAGCATGCAAAAAGATTTTATAAGTTTTTACTCGAAGGATTCCAAGGCGAACTGCCGGCAATGATTGAGATTACTGCTGGTTTTCCTGTTGCTCAAGGCTGTACGCTGGACAACTTGAAGGCAGCCGCTGCTGGTGAAAACGAAGAGTGGTCTGACCTTTATCCCGCTTTTGCCAAAGTTGCTGAAGAAGAAGGTTTCCTGGAAATTGCTAAGGCTTTTAACATGATTGCATCGGCTGAAAAACGCCATGAGACACGTTACGTAAAATTAGCGAATAATATCAGCGAGGGTAAAGTATTCAAAAAAGATAGCAAAGTATTGTGGAAGTGCGGCAACTGTGGTTATGTACATGAAGGAGAAGGTGCGCCTGATTTATGTCCGGCTTGTATCCATCCTACAGCCCACTTTGAAGTATTCGTTGAAACTTACTAA
- a CDS encoding metallophosphoesterase, which yields MKIGVISDTHGNMTAIKKAAEAAGAVDLWLHCGDYSWDSDYLKRLTGVQVIAAKGNCDGGAPTKLDEFLNLEGLSIWLTHGHRYHVNQGLAELRFWARQYEAAIVVFGHTHIPELIKDAESLLFNPGSASLPSNNQKPTFGIITIDGDNISACQIELL from the coding sequence ATGAAGATCGGTGTTATTAGCGATACACATGGCAACATGACGGCGATAAAAAAGGCAGCTGAAGCGGCGGGGGCAGTTGACCTTTGGTTGCACTGCGGCGACTATAGCTGGGATAGCGATTACCTCAAGAGATTAACCGGTGTGCAGGTGATTGCAGCCAAGGGAAACTGTGATGGCGGTGCACCGACCAAGCTTGACGAATTTTTAAACCTCGAAGGACTGTCGATATGGCTGACACATGGACATCGCTACCATGTTAATCAAGGATTAGCGGAACTTCGATTTTGGGCAAGACAGTATGAGGCAGCTATCGTTGTTTTTGGTCACACTCACATTCCGGAATTAATAAAAGATGCTGAATCTTTACTGTTTAACCCCGGTAGCGCATCGCTGCCGTCTAATAATCAAAAGCCTACCTTTGGAATTATAACTATTGATGGAGATAATATTTCCGCCTGCCAAATCGAATTACTATAG
- a CDS encoding glutamate racemase: MGNNAPIGVFDSGIGGLTVMKELINLLPGENFIYFGDTARVPYGSRPPAEIKEFTDDIMRFLSAQDIKMVVMACNAMTSVSYEFVKEKYKLPTVGVNRGLERAIKLSTTKKIGVIGTVATVTSRLHEKELFIQDSNAKIYAVGCPQLVPLIESGILEGPQIEEAAAEYLLPLKQAGVDVIILACTHYPFITEVISRFMGKGTAIINPACETAQDAWEILKKSDQLAARGQGSVELCFSSDLEQAARMAGHLFDTTAVSFRLVNLQDFR, from the coding sequence ATGGGAAATAATGCGCCAATAGGGGTGTTTGACTCTGGGATCGGCGGGCTGACCGTAATGAAAGAATTGATTAATTTACTGCCAGGCGAGAATTTTATTTATTTTGGCGATACGGCTCGGGTGCCGTATGGATCGCGGCCTCCGGCAGAAATAAAGGAATTTACCGATGATATAATGCGATTTTTATCAGCGCAGGACATAAAAATGGTTGTAATGGCTTGCAATGCTATGACCTCAGTTAGTTATGAGTTTGTTAAGGAGAAATACAAACTTCCTACTGTTGGCGTTAATCGCGGCCTAGAAAGGGCAATTAAGCTAAGCACTACCAAAAAAATTGGGGTTATTGGCACGGTTGCAACAGTTACCAGCCGCTTACATGAAAAGGAGTTATTCATACAGGATTCAAATGCTAAGATTTACGCGGTTGGGTGTCCCCAATTAGTGCCGTTGATTGAGAGCGGAATTTTAGAGGGACCGCAGATTGAGGAAGCTGCTGCTGAATATCTCCTACCGCTAAAGCAGGCAGGGGTAGATGTTATAATACTGGCATGCACCCATTATCCATTTATTACGGAGGTTATCAGCCGTTTCATGGGCAAGGGTACGGCTATTATAAACCCGGCTTGTGAAACAGCTCAGGACGCTTGGGAAATCTTGAAAAAATCTGATCAGCTGGCGGCTAGAGGGCAAGGTTCAGTAGAATTATGCTTTTCGTCCGACCTTGAACAAGCCGCACGGATGGCAGGACATCTATTTGATACTACAGCTGTTAGCTTTAGGTTGGTCAATCTGCAAGATTTTCGTTAA
- a CDS encoding 2-hydroxyglutaryl-CoA dehydratase, with protein MRCGIDLGSRSVKLVVMDGEEIKFEKVYETVEFYRNFGRRTDEGMVVDFAALEIGEVTQVTATGYGRNTIDIVGATVIAELKAHTAGAIWQTGLEDFTLLDLGGQDSKVIKVRKGKMVGFETNDKCAASTGRYLENMATVLGISLAEMSSYSENPVELNATCAIFGESELIGRIVEGHSISALAAGVNYTIFKRIRPMLTALASETIIFTGGVALGKAIRELIERELQVKVVVPKHPQLNGAIGCAVYQAKKRR; from the coding sequence ATGAGATGCGGGATTGATTTAGGCAGTCGCAGCGTAAAATTGGTAGTAATGGACGGCGAAGAAATAAAGTTTGAAAAAGTTTATGAAACCGTTGAATTTTATCGTAATTTTGGTCGACGAACCGACGAGGGTATGGTAGTCGACTTTGCTGCGCTTGAAATAGGTGAGGTAACGCAAGTTACGGCTACCGGTTATGGCCGAAATACTATTGATATTGTCGGCGCGACAGTTATTGCGGAGCTCAAAGCCCATACTGCAGGTGCTATCTGGCAGACCGGCCTAGAAGATTTCACTTTGCTGGATCTAGGCGGGCAGGATAGCAAGGTAATTAAAGTGCGCAAGGGCAAAATGGTAGGCTTTGAAACTAATGATAAATGTGCTGCGAGTACAGGCCGCTACTTGGAAAACATGGCAACTGTTCTGGGAATCAGTTTAGCCGAAATGAGCAGCTATAGTGAAAACCCGGTCGAATTGAATGCCACTTGCGCAATCTTTGGTGAGTCAGAACTTATCGGCCGAATTGTTGAGGGTCATAGTATTTCGGCATTAGCTGCCGGTGTCAACTATACCATTTTTAAGCGGATTAGACCGATGCTGACGGCTCTGGCGAGCGAGACTATAATATTTACAGGTGGGGTTGCCTTGGGTAAGGCTATTCGCGAACTGATTGAGCGCGAACTCCAAGTTAAGGTGGTTGTGCCGAAACATCCGCAATTGAATGGAGCAATCGGCTGTGCAGTATATCAAGCGAAAAAGAGGCGATAA
- a CDS encoding 2-hydroxyacyl-CoA dehydratase yields MARIGITTTVPVEIILAAGHIPIDINNIFIGDEGAQRHVQAAEDAGYPRNICGWIKGLYSVVVNSPDIDKVLAVTQGDCSNTHALMETFEHAGISTIPFAYPFDRDYDLLKLQMEKLMKVLGTDWDAVQKTKQRLDKVRAKVREIDRLTWEENTVSGFHNHLYQVSCSDFNGDVETFEKDVDTFIVKAEAGDEFNEELRIGYIGVPPIFTDLYPYLEQMGARVVFNEVQRQFAMPNEVEDVVEQYRLYTYPYGVFGRIDDIRKEAERRNLDGIIHYVQSFCFRQIEDMILRERLDIPILTIEGDKPGKLDARTRLRIDSFLEMLR; encoded by the coding sequence GTGGCCCGCATTGGAATAACAACTACGGTGCCGGTTGAAATAATTTTGGCCGCCGGTCATATTCCTATAGATATTAATAATATTTTTATTGGGGACGAAGGCGCGCAGCGGCATGTGCAGGCTGCCGAGGACGCCGGTTATCCTCGAAATATCTGCGGCTGGATAAAGGGGTTATATTCTGTTGTTGTAAACAGTCCTGATATAGACAAAGTGCTAGCCGTTACTCAAGGCGACTGCAGTAATACTCATGCTCTGATGGAAACTTTTGAACATGCCGGTATTAGTACAATACCGTTTGCTTATCCATTTGACCGGGATTATGACCTTTTAAAACTTCAGATGGAAAAGCTTATGAAAGTCCTTGGAACCGACTGGGACGCTGTCCAAAAGACAAAGCAGCGTTTGGATAAAGTAAGGGCCAAAGTTAGAGAAATCGACCGCCTCACTTGGGAGGAAAACACTGTAAGCGGGTTTCACAATCACCTGTATCAAGTATCGTGCAGTGATTTTAATGGTGATGTGGAAACCTTTGAAAAAGATGTTGATACATTTATTGTTAAGGCCGAAGCTGGAGATGAGTTTAATGAAGAGCTCCGAATTGGTTACATAGGCGTACCGCCAATTTTTACTGACCTTTACCCCTATCTTGAACAAATGGGGGCTAGGGTGGTATTTAACGAGGTGCAGCGGCAATTCGCAATGCCGAATGAGGTTGAGGACGTGGTTGAACAATATCGGCTATACACATATCCGTACGGTGTTTTTGGCCGGATAGACGACATTCGTAAAGAAGCTGAGAGGCGTAACCTTGATGGAATCATTCATTATGTTCAAAGTTTCTGTTTCAGACAAATTGAGGATATGATTCTTCGCGAACGTTTAGATATCCCTATTCTGACAATCGAAGGTGACAAGCCGGGCAAGCTTGACGCGCGGACGCGGCTTAGAATTGATAGTTTCTTAGAAATGCTCCGGTGA
- a CDS encoding GNAT family N-acetyltransferase translates to MPSSRNISIEKVRYHDLNDLEKIFTKEFGEEVDVAIIRQRIHRIRQFYFVLLPLSGISLWLKNLFSIYICRVDGKVAGFMQVSFFNRGQLHLDFIAINKKYRGQGLGTLILRKLIDGAARNNYDIILEVRADNPAYNLYKRLGFIDKAQILHYDKDIDKSLPVPNTAKSRLGGLRKRNNNDWQQIYELYLKSLPLKLHQIARREVREFNPNLFTKSLEWFKNYMMGIVKQQYVLERHGRIVGSLELQSYLKAQSHIMNVMLDSEHEYLRERVYIQALQLLRAYKRGTISTTIYRDGIEKQQALERLGFVEKEAYYLMFRPAHLQNKAAQENKRHSEGDSNKLLPQKLPRPEYVAIE, encoded by the coding sequence ATGCCAAGCTCACGCAATATTAGTATTGAAAAAGTTCGTTATCATGACTTGAATGACTTAGAAAAGATCTTTACTAAGGAATTTGGCGAAGAAGTAGACGTCGCAATAATTAGGCAGCGTATTCATCGAATCCGGCAGTTTTATTTTGTGCTATTACCGCTTAGCGGTATTTCGTTGTGGCTTAAAAATCTGTTTAGTATCTATATTTGCCGGGTGGATGGAAAAGTTGCAGGCTTTATGCAGGTATCCTTTTTTAATCGCGGCCAATTGCATTTGGATTTCATTGCTATAAATAAAAAGTACCGCGGCCAAGGCTTGGGGACTTTAATTCTGCGCAAACTGATCGATGGGGCGGCTCGTAATAATTACGATATTATTCTTGAAGTAAGAGCAGACAATCCGGCCTACAACCTCTATAAACGCCTGGGCTTTATTGATAAGGCCCAAATCCTTCATTATGATAAAGATATTGATAAAAGCCTCCCTGTGCCGAATACGGCTAAGTCGCGGCTTGGTGGGCTGCGCAAGCGTAATAATAATGATTGGCAGCAAATTTACGAGCTTTATCTTAAGAGCCTGCCTCTGAAGTTGCATCAAATAGCTCGCCGTGAGGTTCGTGAATTTAATCCAAACTTGTTTACCAAATCTCTTGAGTGGTTTAAAAACTATATGATGGGCATTGTTAAGCAGCAGTATGTTCTCGAAAGGCATGGCAGGATTGTCGGTAGTCTGGAATTACAAAGCTATTTAAAAGCACAGTCCCATATTATGAATGTAATGCTCGACTCCGAGCATGAATATTTGCGTGAACGGGTTTATATACAAGCTCTTCAATTACTCCGAGCATATAAGAGAGGAACAATCAGCACGACAATTTACCGTGATGGTATTGAAAAGCAGCAAGCACTGGAAAGGCTCGGCTTTGTAGAAAAAGAGGCATATTATTTAATGTTTCGCCCGGCGCATTTGCAGAATAAGGCTGCTCAGGAAAATAAACGCCATTCGGAAGGGGATTCTAATAAATTGCTGCCTCAAAAATTGCCGCGTCCGGAATATGTTGCTATAGAGTAA
- the rph gene encoding ribonuclease PH, producing the protein MTRVDGRDKDELRKVKITRDYLKYAEGSVLIEVGNTKVICAATIEDKVPHFLKGTGEGWITAEYSLLPRSTQTRNARESAKGKLTGRTHEIQRLIGRALRSVVDLKALGEKTIWIDCDVVQADGGTRTASITGAFVALVDAVDKIYSDSAKPFPVKDFLAAISVGIVGEDAVLDLCYEEDSNAVVDMNVVMTGFGQFVEVQGTGEKHPFTRKQFNDMLEIGEAGVNRLIDYQKDILGPLSWKVGREG; encoded by the coding sequence ATGACAAGAGTCGATGGACGCGATAAAGATGAACTGCGGAAAGTGAAAATAACACGCGATTATTTAAAATACGCTGAGGGGTCAGTTTTAATAGAAGTCGGCAATACAAAGGTTATTTGTGCGGCAACAATTGAAGACAAGGTACCGCATTTTTTGAAGGGTACTGGCGAAGGATGGATTACAGCTGAGTATTCACTTCTGCCGCGGTCGACTCAGACGCGTAACGCCCGAGAGTCGGCGAAAGGCAAATTAACCGGCCGCACGCATGAAATTCAGCGGCTGATTGGCCGAGCGCTGCGCAGTGTTGTTGATTTGAAGGCGTTGGGGGAAAAGACTATCTGGATTGACTGTGATGTTGTTCAGGCTGATGGCGGGACAAGAACAGCTTCTATTACCGGAGCTTTTGTTGCCTTGGTTGATGCTGTCGATAAAATTTATTCAGATTCGGCCAAACCGTTCCCAGTTAAAGATTTTCTTGCGGCAATTAGTGTAGGAATTGTCGGCGAAGATGCTGTGCTTGATTTATGCTATGAAGAAGACTCTAATGCTGTTGTAGATATGAATGTTGTCATGACGGGGTTTGGGCAATTTGTTGAGGTCCAAGGTACTGGTGAAAAGCACCCGTTTACCAGGAAGCAGTTTAATGACATGCTGGAGATTGGTGAAGCCGGTGTGAATAGACTGATTGACTATCAGAAAGATATTTTAGGACCGCTATCATGGAAGGTGGGGCGTGAAGGGTGA